Proteins encoded by one window of Primulina huaijiensis isolate GDHJ02 chromosome 1, ASM1229523v2, whole genome shotgun sequence:
- the LOC140973254 gene encoding uncharacterized protein, which produces MENLQFPVHHTSISLDVQGNETEIIVSGYGDHILVLATQIGSMGTILHARKEEGLAVDPTFNVNVVFGKRNEPMLVACARRIIQHISDTGSSKALVLSLGLIDHSMETMKAIVSAVIEKLPEAT; this is translated from the exons ATGGAAAATTTGCAATTCCCCGTGCACCATACCTCCATCTCTCTGGATGTACAG GGGAACGAGACGGAAATCATCGTAAGCGGCTATGGAGATCACATCCTT GTTTTGGCTACGCAGATTGGAAGCATGGGGACAATATTGCATGCCAG GAAAGAGGAAGGCCTGGCAGTTGACCCAACTTTCAATGTTAATGTAGTTTTTGGGAAACGAAACGAG CCAATGCTAGTTGCATGTGCTCGACGAATAATACAGCACATAAG CGATACTGGATCGTCTAAAGCATTAGTATTGTCTCTTGGGCTTATAGACCACTCAATG GAAACTATGAAGGCCATTGTTTCTGCTGTCATAGAAAAACTTCCCGAGGCCACTTGA
- the LOC140973264 gene encoding PWWP domain-containing protein 3-like, translating into MLLSFLGIYGKTVNSLVFPVQMATLEDVVAATQFLAKESETLVAGSGSNSRVRSSDVEKVDGSASATLKNFNSISNGVTSVSVNGPSNGIFGGKSTDDGKQLKESGKKYSIGDVIDDKLEDGFRVGDFVWGKIRSHPWWPGQVHDPKDASEFAEKHSQEGYLLVAFFGDGSCSWCTPSQLIPFVENFEEMSKSGSSKSFLNAVKMALNEICRLVESEMSCKCTQEEIKVGLARPMVSNFGVKTGVLMPEFNFHPLFLGEYEPIKLFAKLRNFAEGISFASSFELAVLTSWISAFYRFKCGYPLSRYHRVFSIEGLGDEDEDENVAEVMNDITDRYEVPIKGPHSDDEIYRRRKQKSVAALMGEDPYVKPRSQEKITVQEAVNLGKSRSSKKRKKSIDVVREGGGQMDSSIGKTSGRKKVQVSLSSKVTSEEVVNAEKSNVKDVDNVNKGSSSRKRKKIKATLGEAIEESEWITTPRERKKSRFLSPPYTNIVRRSVNTSSKGEAEFESDKITKIAWVRERIMKAAENLFESPPLPKMVDEAFEKKQPDEHSERHGMFDNMSHCTKNDKLMSTISDVNSPSNCTENDKLMCSMSDVNSSIDVILSEIKFTALFPHQVSDGGSLDIVRGFVSALRSSTYIEGSNYNIYQNCKKGKMKESPPAQWRNVGDDLTQEKTKSSGLKPSEALTLKTEETSGKSMSKKADESFGGKTRPLNVEEIDATRLILTFSPEYPLPSKKDILKIFSKYGFLNKKETNISKDSHSFQIVYVKDSDAEAAFKSSLSQSPFGKNVNYRLQCSSTWLRSHGSQGRVSSSHEQISKELDSSQPPDELMTEVSLIKQKFEMMTAILENYHLKFSLEEKSSLKDEMKHLVEMVETASEKVRIMAEGTKS; encoded by the exons ATGTTACTGTCTTTCTTGGGTATTTACGGAAAAACCGTCAA CTCGCTTGTTTTTCCTGTGCAAATGGCAACTCTGGAAGATGTTGTCGCGGCGACCCAATTCCTTGCTAAGGAATCTGAAACCCTAGTGGCAGGGTCGGGTTCTAACAGCCGGGTTAGGTCTTCTGATGTAGAGAAAGTTGATGGGTCGGCGTCTGCTACTTTGAAGAATTTTAACAGTATATCTAACGGTGTTACTAGTGTTTCCGTTAATGGTCCTTCTAATGGTATTTTTGGTGGAAAAAGTACTGATGATGGTAAGCAACTGAAAGAAAGTGGGAAAAAATATTCGATAGGAGATGTGATTGATGACAAGCTGGAGGATGGTTTTCGAGTCGGGGATTTTGTTTGGGGCAAAATTAGGAGCCATCCATGGTGGCCAGGACAGGTTCATGATCCCAAAGATGCATCAGAATTTGCAGAGAAACATAGCCAGGAGGGTTATCTTTTGGTGGCATTTTTTGGGGACGGTTCTTGTTCTTGGTGCACACCATCACAGCTGATACCTTTTGTGGAGAATTTTGAGGAGATGTCAAAGAGTGGTAGTTCTAAGAGCTTTTTGAATGCTGTAAAGATGGCCTTGAATGAGATTTGTAGGCTTGTGGAGTCGGAGATGAGTTGTAAATGTACACAGGAGGAGATAAAAGTTGGCCTCGCTAGGCCCATGGTGTCCAATTTTGGAGTGAAGACTGGAGTTCTTATGCCAGAGTTTAATTTTCATCCTCTTTTTCTTGGTGAATATGAACCCAttaagttgtttgcaaaattgaGGAACTTTGCGGAGGGCATTTCTTTTGCTAGTTCTTTTGAGCTTGCAGTCTTGACAAGCTGGATTTCTGCCTTTTACCGGTTTAAATGTGGTTATCCGTTGTCTCGATATCACAGGGTCTTTAGTATTGAAGGTCTGGGGGACGAGGACGAGGATGAGAATGTGGCTGAGGTCATGAATGATATTACTGATCGGTATGAAGTCCCTATAAAGGGCCCCCATTCTGATGATGAGATTTATCGTAGAAGGAAGCAGAAAAGTGTTGCGGCGCTTATGGGAGAAGACCCATATGTGAAGCCGAGAAGTCAAGAAAAAATTACAGTTCAGGAGGCAGTCAATTTGGGCAAATCCAGGTCTTCCAAAAAGCGGAAAAAGAGCATTGATGTAGTAAGAGAAGGTGGCGGCCAAATGGATTCTTCTATAGGGAAAACGAGTGGGAGGAAAAAGGTTCAGGTTTCTTTGTCCAGTAAAGTGACCAGTGAAGAGGTTGTAAATGCAGAAAAGAGTAATGTTAAAGATGTGGATAATGTAAATAAAGGTTCTTCGTCAAGGAAACGAAAGAAAATAAAAGCTACTTTGGGTGAAGCTATAGAGGAATCAGAATGGATTACCACACCTAGGGAAAGAAAGAAGAGCAGGTTCTTATCTCCACCTTATACGAATATTGTGCGGAGGTCTGTTAATACTAGCTCAAAGGGGGAGGCAGAATTTGAATCCGATAAAATTACCAAGATAGCTTGGGTGAGAGAGCGTATCATGAAAGCTGCAGAAAACCTTTTTGAATCTCCGCCTTTACCCAAGATGGTTGATGAGGCATTCGAGAAAAAACAGCCTGACGAACATTCGGAAAGGCATGGCATGTTCGATAATATGAGTCACTGCACCAAGAATGATAAGTTGATGTCTACTATATCTGATGTCAACTCCCCTAGCAACTGCACCGAGAATGATAAGTTGATGTGTTCTATGTCTGATGTTAACTCCTCTATCGATGTAATATTATCCGAGATTAAGTTTACTGCTCTTTTTCCTCATCAAGTTAGCGATGGAGGTTCCCTTGATATTGTCAGGGGCTTTGTTTCTGCACTCAGAAGCTCAACTTATATAGAAGGATCAAACtacaatatatatcaaaattgcaaGAAAGGGAAAATGAAAGAATCACCTCCCGCCCAATGGAGAAATGTTGGAGACGACCTCACCCAGGAAAAAACCAAGTCATCTGGCCTGAAACCTAGCGAAGCCTTGACATTGAAGACTGAAGAAACTTCAGGTAAGTCCATGTCCAAGAAAGCTGATGAGAGTTTTGGCGGAAAAACCAGACCGTTGAATGTAGAGGAAATTGATGCGACGAGGCTTATTTTGACATTCAGCCCTGAGTATCCGTTACCTTCAaagaaagatattttaaagATATTTAGCAAGTATGGTTTCCTGAATAAAAAGGAAACAAACATATCCAAAGATTCTCACTCGTTTCAGATTGTTTACGTAAAAGATTCTGATGCAGAAGCAGCCTTCAAATCATCTTTAAGCCAGAGTCCCTTCGGTAAAAACGTTAATTACAGACTGCAATGTTCTTCAACTTGGCTGAGGTCTCATGGATCTCAGGGAAGAGTTTCATCTTCCCACGAACAGATTTCCAAAGAGCTCGACTCTTCCCAGCCACCGGACGAGTTGATGACAGAAGTCAGTCTCATCAAGCAAAAGTTCGAGATGATGACCGCAATTCTCGAAAACTATCATCTTAAATTCTCGCTAGAGGAGAAGTCTAGCTTGAAAGATGAGATGAAACACCTCGTGGAGATGGTTGAAACAGCTAGTGAGAAGGTACGAATCATGGCTGAGGGAACCAAATCTTGA
- the LOC140973269 gene encoding ATP-dependent RNA helicase-like protein DB10 isoform X2 — protein MAATVTSSSTGVRYAPDDPTLPKPWRGLVDGKTGYLYFWNPETNTTQYERPVGSLHASCVPSQKCLSSCLEKPLQGHHNGNDDDKINDDGSDGGFTKVESIAGTYQNARSKSDYSLDDSDAKAGVGRGQYVSKVTECSLSAESYRRHHEITVNGVDVPQPFTSFQATGFPSEILREVQSAGFSAPTPIQAQSWPIALQNRDIVAIAKTGSGKTLGYLIPGFIHLKRRQNNPRLGPTVLVLSPTRELATQIQDEAVKFGRSSKISCTCLYGGAPKGPQLRDLDKGVDIVVATPGRLNDILEMRRVTLHQVSYLVLDEADRMLDMGFEPQIRKIVKEVPSRRQTLMYTATWPKEVRRIAADLLVNPAQVNIGNVDELVANKAITQYVEVLSPMDKRKRLEQILRSQEPGSKIIIFCSTKKMCDLLAGNLTRQFGAAAIHGDKSQGERDHVLNQFRNGSSPVLVATDVAARGLDIKDIRVVINYDFPTGIEDYVHRIGRTGRAGATGVAYTFFCDQDSKHAPELVKLLQGANQRVPPEILDMSSYGGSGGMGRGRRWSSGPNEHDTGYGGGRSSYSGRYGGSGGWGMSSSPDRVGGCNNDHGQQNRRGFESSAVQDSTATGSLPYKSFHETMMAAAKNSEESPSRSRSPTRNSGWGDNHDRARSRSRSSERFDGAAATATRFSYHESMLAQPRSSSSKPTSFHENSPSSPNTDHELGRSSPERFGNDESKPSYKGQQEETTLSAEASTMNTSMFQTTA, from the exons ATGGCCGCTACTGTAACTTCCTCATCCACTGGTGTGAGGTATGCACCTGACGACCCAACACTTCCAAAACCATGGAGGGGCCTGGTTGACGGTAAAACTGGATATCTTTACTTCTGGAATCCTGAGACTAATACAACGCAATATGAGAGGCCGGTTGGCTCTTTGCATGCAAGTTGTGTTCCATCTCAGAaatgtttaagttcatgcttGGAAAAGCCTCTTCAAGGACACCATAATGGCAATGATGATGATAAAATAAACGACGACGGTAGCGATGGTGGCTTTACAAAGGTTGAGTCAATTGCAGGAACATATCAG AATGCCAGAAGCAAATCAGATTATTCACTGGATGATTCAGATGCCAAAGCTGGTGTTGGACGTGGGCAATATGTTTCTAAAGTTACAGAATGTAGTTTGTCGGCAGAGTCTTATCGCCGTCATCATGAAATAACTGTAAAT GGAGTTGATGTTCCCCAGCCTTTTACCTCATTTCAAGCCACTGGCTTTCCTTCAGAGATATTGAGGGAG GTTCAAAGTGCTGGTTTTTCTGCTCCTACTCCGATACAGGCGCAGTCATGGCCTATTGCTTTGCAAAATCGAGATATAGTAGCCATTGCTAAGACAGGCTCTGGGAAGACATTGGGTTACTTAATTCCTGGATTTATTCATCTGAAAAGACGCCAGAATAATCCTAGATTGGGTCCAACAGTCTTGGTGCTTTCACCAACAAGAGAGTTGGCTACTCAGATACAAGATGAAGCTGTGAAGTTTGGAAGATCATCTAAAATATCTTGCACT TGCTTATATGGTGGTGCGCCTAAAGGTCCTCAACTGAGAGACCTAGACAAAGGTGTTGATATAGTTGTGGCTACTCCTGGTCGCTTAAATGATATTCTAGAAATGAGGAGAGTCACGCTCCATCAAGTTTCATATTTAGTGTTAGATGAGGCAGACAGAATGCTGGACATGGGGTTTGAACCCCAGATAAGAAAAATTGTCAAGGAAGTGCCTTCTCGAAGGCAAACCTTGATGTACACAGCAACTTGGCCAAAGGAGGTTAGAAGAATTGCTGCTGATTTACTGGTTAACCCTGCTCAGGTTAACATTGGAAATGTTGACGAGCTTGTTGCAAACAAGGCTATAACCCAG TATGTGGAGGTTTTGTCACCAATGGATAAACGCAAGCGACTGGAACAGATATTGAGGTCTCAAGAACCGGGATcaaagataattattttttgcTCTACAAAAAAAATGTGCGATCTTCTTGCAGGGAACTTAACCCGTCAATTTGGAGCTGCTGCTATTCATGGAGACAAATCTCAAGGCGAGAGGGATCATGTATTGAATCAGTTTCGTAATGGAAGTTCTCCTGTGCTCGTAGCTACTGATGTCGCTGCTCGTGGTCTGGACATTAAGGACATCAG GGTTGTGATAAATTATGACTTTCCTACTGGAATAGAGGACTATGTTCACAGGATTGGAAGAACTGGACGAGCAGGTGCCACTGGAGTGGCTTATACCTTTTTCTGTGACCAGGATTCAAAGCATGCACCAGAGCTTGTCAAACTCTTGCAAGGAGCAAATCAACGCGTTCCTCCTGAAATTCTTGATATGTCTTCTTATGGTGGTAGTGGAGGAATGGGAAGGGGAAGACGATGGAGCTCAGGTCCCAATGAACATGATACAGGCTATGGAGGTGGTCGATCTTCATATAGTGGAAGATATGGGGGAAGCGGTGGGTGGGGAATGTCATCATCTCCAGATAGGGTGGGTGGCTGTAATAATGACCATGGACAGCAAAATAG ACGTGGTTTTGAATCCTCTGCTGTGCAAGATTCAACTGCCACTGGGAGCCTTCCTTACAAGAGCTTTCATGAGACCATGATGGCTGCTGCAAAGAACAGCGAGGAAAGCCCAAGTCGCAGCAGAAGCCCGACCAGAAACTCAGGATGGGGTGATAACCATGACAGAGCTCGCAGTCGAAGCCGTAGCAGTGAGAGATTTGATGGGGCAGCTGCAACTGCCACCCGATTTAGTTACCATGAATCCATGTTGGCACAGCCTCGATCATCATCATCTAAGCCAACCTCCTTTCATGAAAATTCACCTTCTTCACCCAATActgatcatgaattgggtagatCATCACCCGAGCGATTTGGCAACGATGAATCAAAGCCTAGTTATAAAGGGCAACAGGAGGAAACGACTCTGTCAGCAGAAGCAAGCACGATGAATACAAGCATGTTTCAAACGACAGCTTGA
- the LOC140973269 gene encoding ATP-dependent RNA helicase-like protein DB10 isoform X1 has translation MAATVTSSSTGVRYAPDDPTLPKPWRGLVDGKTGYLYFWNPETNTTQYERPVGSLHASCVPSQKCLSSCLEKPLQGHHNGNDDDKINDDGSDGGFTKVESIAGTYQNARSKSDYSLDDSDAKAGVGRGQYVSKVTECSLSAESYRRHHEITVNGVDVPQPFTSFQATGFPSEILREVQSAGFSAPTPIQAQSWPIALQNRDIVAIAKTGSGKTLGYLIPGFIHLKRRQNNPRLGPTVLVLSPTRELATQIQDEAVKFGRSSKISCTCLYGGAPKGPQLRDLDKGVDIVVATPGRLNDILEMRRVTLHQVSYLVLDEADRMLDMGFEPQIRKIVKEVPSRRQTLMYTATWPKEVRRIAADLLVNPAQVNIGNVDELVANKAITQLLMLQYVEVLSPMDKRKRLEQILRSQEPGSKIIIFCSTKKMCDLLAGNLTRQFGAAAIHGDKSQGERDHVLNQFRNGSSPVLVATDVAARGLDIKDIRVVINYDFPTGIEDYVHRIGRTGRAGATGVAYTFFCDQDSKHAPELVKLLQGANQRVPPEILDMSSYGGSGGMGRGRRWSSGPNEHDTGYGGGRSSYSGRYGGSGGWGMSSSPDRVGGCNNDHGQQNRRGFESSAVQDSTATGSLPYKSFHETMMAAAKNSEESPSRSRSPTRNSGWGDNHDRARSRSRSSERFDGAAATATRFSYHESMLAQPRSSSSKPTSFHENSPSSPNTDHELGRSSPERFGNDESKPSYKGQQEETTLSAEASTMNTSMFQTTA, from the exons ATGGCCGCTACTGTAACTTCCTCATCCACTGGTGTGAGGTATGCACCTGACGACCCAACACTTCCAAAACCATGGAGGGGCCTGGTTGACGGTAAAACTGGATATCTTTACTTCTGGAATCCTGAGACTAATACAACGCAATATGAGAGGCCGGTTGGCTCTTTGCATGCAAGTTGTGTTCCATCTCAGAaatgtttaagttcatgcttGGAAAAGCCTCTTCAAGGACACCATAATGGCAATGATGATGATAAAATAAACGACGACGGTAGCGATGGTGGCTTTACAAAGGTTGAGTCAATTGCAGGAACATATCAG AATGCCAGAAGCAAATCAGATTATTCACTGGATGATTCAGATGCCAAAGCTGGTGTTGGACGTGGGCAATATGTTTCTAAAGTTACAGAATGTAGTTTGTCGGCAGAGTCTTATCGCCGTCATCATGAAATAACTGTAAAT GGAGTTGATGTTCCCCAGCCTTTTACCTCATTTCAAGCCACTGGCTTTCCTTCAGAGATATTGAGGGAG GTTCAAAGTGCTGGTTTTTCTGCTCCTACTCCGATACAGGCGCAGTCATGGCCTATTGCTTTGCAAAATCGAGATATAGTAGCCATTGCTAAGACAGGCTCTGGGAAGACATTGGGTTACTTAATTCCTGGATTTATTCATCTGAAAAGACGCCAGAATAATCCTAGATTGGGTCCAACAGTCTTGGTGCTTTCACCAACAAGAGAGTTGGCTACTCAGATACAAGATGAAGCTGTGAAGTTTGGAAGATCATCTAAAATATCTTGCACT TGCTTATATGGTGGTGCGCCTAAAGGTCCTCAACTGAGAGACCTAGACAAAGGTGTTGATATAGTTGTGGCTACTCCTGGTCGCTTAAATGATATTCTAGAAATGAGGAGAGTCACGCTCCATCAAGTTTCATATTTAGTGTTAGATGAGGCAGACAGAATGCTGGACATGGGGTTTGAACCCCAGATAAGAAAAATTGTCAAGGAAGTGCCTTCTCGAAGGCAAACCTTGATGTACACAGCAACTTGGCCAAAGGAGGTTAGAAGAATTGCTGCTGATTTACTGGTTAACCCTGCTCAGGTTAACATTGGAAATGTTGACGAGCTTGTTGCAAACAAGGCTATAACCCAG CTCTTAATGTTGCAGTATGTGGAGGTTTTGTCACCAATGGATAAACGCAAGCGACTGGAACAGATATTGAGGTCTCAAGAACCGGGATcaaagataattattttttgcTCTACAAAAAAAATGTGCGATCTTCTTGCAGGGAACTTAACCCGTCAATTTGGAGCTGCTGCTATTCATGGAGACAAATCTCAAGGCGAGAGGGATCATGTATTGAATCAGTTTCGTAATGGAAGTTCTCCTGTGCTCGTAGCTACTGATGTCGCTGCTCGTGGTCTGGACATTAAGGACATCAG GGTTGTGATAAATTATGACTTTCCTACTGGAATAGAGGACTATGTTCACAGGATTGGAAGAACTGGACGAGCAGGTGCCACTGGAGTGGCTTATACCTTTTTCTGTGACCAGGATTCAAAGCATGCACCAGAGCTTGTCAAACTCTTGCAAGGAGCAAATCAACGCGTTCCTCCTGAAATTCTTGATATGTCTTCTTATGGTGGTAGTGGAGGAATGGGAAGGGGAAGACGATGGAGCTCAGGTCCCAATGAACATGATACAGGCTATGGAGGTGGTCGATCTTCATATAGTGGAAGATATGGGGGAAGCGGTGGGTGGGGAATGTCATCATCTCCAGATAGGGTGGGTGGCTGTAATAATGACCATGGACAGCAAAATAG ACGTGGTTTTGAATCCTCTGCTGTGCAAGATTCAACTGCCACTGGGAGCCTTCCTTACAAGAGCTTTCATGAGACCATGATGGCTGCTGCAAAGAACAGCGAGGAAAGCCCAAGTCGCAGCAGAAGCCCGACCAGAAACTCAGGATGGGGTGATAACCATGACAGAGCTCGCAGTCGAAGCCGTAGCAGTGAGAGATTTGATGGGGCAGCTGCAACTGCCACCCGATTTAGTTACCATGAATCCATGTTGGCACAGCCTCGATCATCATCATCTAAGCCAACCTCCTTTCATGAAAATTCACCTTCTTCACCCAATActgatcatgaattgggtagatCATCACCCGAGCGATTTGGCAACGATGAATCAAAGCCTAGTTATAAAGGGCAACAGGAGGAAACGACTCTGTCAGCAGAAGCAAGCACGATGAATACAAGCATGTTTCAAACGACAGCTTGA
- the LOC140973285 gene encoding protease Do-like 1, chloroplastic: protein MASTLVSSSPKLLSHSSIPKLSIRRNLVAPAVVSSLPEKISTNRSFVNSLLVLCASVALSVSFFVTDVDSASAFVVKTPRKLQSDELATVRLFQENTPSVVYITNLAVRQDAFTLDVLEVPQGSGSGFVWDTQGHIVTNYHVIRGASDLKVTLADQTAYDAKVIGFDQDKDVAVLRIDAPKDKLRPIPIGVSADLLVGQKVYAIGNPFGLDHTLTTGVISGLRREISSAATGRPIQDVIQTDAAINPGNSGGPLLDSSGNLIGINTAIYSPSGASSGVGFSIPVDTVSGIVDQLVKFGKVTRPILGIKFAPDQSVEQLGVSGVLVLDAPPNGPAGKAGLQSTKRDAYGRLILGDIITSINGKKVSNGSDLYRILDQCKVGDKVTIEVLRGDHLEKVPVVLEPKPDES, encoded by the exons ATGGCGTCCACGCTCGTCTCTTCCAGTCCAAAGTTACTTTCCCACTCTTCAATACCCAAATTATCCATTCGTCGTAATCTGGTCGCACCGGCTGTAGTTTCCTCTCTCCCGGAGAAAATTTCCACCAACAGAAGCTTCGTGAACTCGTTACTCGTGCTCTGCGCATCTGTTGCTTTATCGGTTTCGTTTTTCGTGACTGATGTGGATTCTGCTTCGGCTTTTGTGGTGAAAACGCCAAGGAAATTGCAGTCCGATGAGCTCGCTACAGTTCGTCTTTTTCAAGAGAACACTCCCTCTGTTGTCTACATTACTAATCTCGCCGTCAG GCAGGATGCGTTTACATTGGACGTGTTGGAGGTGCCTCAAGGATCGGGTTCAGGATTTGTGTGGGATACACAGGGTCACATCGTCACTAATTATCATGTGATTCGGGGTGCTTCAGATCTCAA GGTCACTCTTGCAGACCAAACCGCTTACGATGCTAAAGTTATTGGGTTTGATCAGGACAAAGATGTTGCAGTTTTGCGTATTGATGCTCCAAAAGACAAGTTGAGACCAATACCAATTGGTGTGTCTGCAGACTTACTTGTTGGTCAAAAAGTATATGCAATTGGAAATCCT TTTGGACTTGACCATACGCTTACAACTGGCGTCATCAG TGGCCTTCGGAGGGAAATCAGTTCGGCTGCAACTGGCCGTCCAATTCAGGATGTTATCCAGACTGATGCTGCCATTAATCCGGGAAATAGTGGAGGGCCTCTTCTAGACAGTTCAGGGAATCTTATTGGGATAAACACAGCTATATACTCTCCTTCTGGTGCTTCATCTGGTGTGGGATTTTCTATTCCAGTTGACACT GTCAGTGGCATTGTCGATCAATTAGTAAAGTTTGGGAAAGTCACCAGACCGATTTTGGGCATTAAGTTTGCACCTGATCAATCAGTGGAGCAACTAGGAGTTAGCGGAGTTCTTGTCTTGGATGCTCCTCCCAATGGGCCGGCAGGAAAAGCA GGTCTTCAATCCACCAAACGAGATGCATATGGCAGACTTATTTTGGGTGATATCATTACATCTATTAATGGAAAGAAGGTCTCCAATGGTAGTGATTTGTACAGAATACTGGACCAATGCAAAGTTGGTGACAAG GTGACTATTGAAGTGTTACGTGGTGATCACCTGGAAAAGGTTCCGGTAGTCCTCGAACCGAAGCCCGACGAATCCTGA